One window of Bacteroides sp. AN502(2024) genomic DNA carries:
- the rplN gene encoding 50S ribosomal protein L14, translating into MIQVESRLTVCDNSGAKEALCIRVLGGTGRRYASVGDVIVVSVKSVIPSSDVKKGAVSKALIVRTKKEIRRPDGSYIRFDDNACVLLNNAGEIRGSRIFGPVARELRATNMKVVSLAPEVL; encoded by the coding sequence ATGATACAAGTAGAATCCAGACTTACAGTATGTGATAACAGTGGAGCGAAAGAGGCGTTGTGTATCCGCGTTTTGGGTGGTACAGGTCGTCGTTATGCTTCAGTGGGGGATGTCATTGTAGTTTCAGTGAAGAGTGTTATCCCTTCTAGTGATGTTAAAAAAGGTGCAGTATCAAAGGCTTTGATTGTACGTACAAAGAAAGAAATCCGTCGCCCTGATGGTTCTTATATACGTTTTGATGATAATGCTTGCGTGTTGTTGAATAATGCGGGTGAAATTAGAGGTAGTCGTATTTTCGGTCCTGTAGCAAGAGAACTTCGTGCTACAAACATGAAAGTTGTGTCACTTGCGCCTGAGGTACTTTAA
- the rpsE gene encoding 30S ribosomal protein S5: protein MAGVNNRVKITNDIELKDRLVAINRVTKVTKGGRTFSFSAIVVVGNEEGIIGWGLGKAGEVTAAIAKGVESAKKNLVRVPILKGTVPHEQSAKFGGAEVFIKPASHGTGVVAGGAMRAVLESVGVTDVLAKSKGSSNPHNLVKATIEALSEMRDARMVAQNRGISVEKVFRG, encoded by the coding sequence ATGGCAGGAGTTAATAATAGAGTTAAGATTACTAACGATATAGAACTGAAAGATAGATTGGTTGCTATTAATCGTGTTACTAAAGTTACCAAAGGTGGTAGAACTTTTAGTTTTTCTGCAATCGTTGTTGTAGGTAACGAAGAAGGTATCATTGGTTGGGGACTTGGTAAAGCTGGTGAAGTAACAGCTGCTATCGCTAAAGGTGTTGAATCAGCTAAAAAGAATTTGGTTAGAGTGCCTATTTTGAAAGGTACTGTTCCCCACGAACAATCAGCTAAATTTGGTGGTGCTGAAGTATTCATTAAACCCGCATCTCACGGTACTGGTGTTGTAGCGGGTGGTGCTATGCGTGCTGTATTGGAAAGTGTTGGTGTTACTGACGTTTTGGCTAAATCTAAAGGTTCTTCAAATCCGCACAATCTTGTTAAAGCTACAATTGAAGCTTTGAGTGAAATGCGTGATGCAAGAATGGTTGCGCAGAACAGAGGTATTAGTGTTGAAAAAGTATTTAGAGGATAA
- the rplP gene encoding 50S ribosomal protein L16 yields the protein MLQPKKTKFRRQQKGRQKGNAQRGNQLAFGSFGIKALETKWITGRQIEAARIAVTRYMQRQGQIWIRIFPDKPITRKPADVRMGKGKGAPEGFVAPVTPGRIIIEAEGVSYEIAKEALRLAAQKLPITTKFVVRRDYDIQNQNA from the coding sequence ATGTTACAACCGAAAAAGACAAAATTCAGAAGACAACAGAAAGGTCGTCAGAAAGGTAATGCTCAGAGAGGCAACCAGTTGGCCTTTGGTTCTTTTGGCATAAAGGCTTTGGAGACTAAGTGGATTACAGGCCGTCAGATCGAAGCTGCTCGTATTGCAGTAACAAGATACATGCAACGTCAAGGACAGATCTGGATCCGTATATTCCCGGATAAGCCGATTACTAGAAAACCTGCCGATGTACGTATGGGTAAAGGTAAAGGTGCTCCAGAGGGATTTGTGGCTCCTGTTACTCCAGGTAGAATCATTATTGAAGCTGAAGGAGTATCTTACGAAATCGCGAAAGAAGCATTGCGCTTAGCTGCTCAAAAGCTTCCTATTACAACGAAGTTTGTCGTAAGACGTGATTATGATATTCAAAATCAAAATGCGTAA
- the rpsC gene encoding 30S ribosomal protein S3 encodes MGQKVNPISNRLGIIRGWDSNWYGGNDYGDSLLEDSKIRKYLNARLAKASVSRIVIERTLKLVTITVCTARPGIIIGKGGQEVDKLKEELKKVTDKDIQINIFEVKRPELDAVIVANNIARQVEGKIAYRRAIKMAIANTMRMGAEGIKIQISGRLNGAEMARSEMYKEGRTPLHTFRADIDYCHAEALTKVGLLGIKVWICRGEVFGKKELAPNFTQSKESGRGNNSGNNGGKNFKRKKNNR; translated from the coding sequence ATGGGACAAAAAGTTAATCCAATAAGCAACCGTTTAGGAATTATCAGAGGATGGGATTCTAACTGGTATGGTGGAAATGATTACGGTGATTCTTTGCTGGAAGATAGCAAGATCCGTAAATATCTTAATGCTAGACTTGCAAAAGCAAGTGTATCAAGAATCGTAATTGAACGTACGCTGAAGCTCGTTACTATTACTGTTTGCACCGCTCGTCCGGGTATTATTATCGGTAAAGGTGGTCAGGAAGTTGATAAGTTAAAAGAGGAGTTGAAGAAGGTTACCGACAAAGATATTCAAATCAATATCTTTGAAGTGAAGAGACCGGAACTGGATGCTGTGATTGTTGCTAATAACATCGCTCGTCAGGTTGAAGGTAAAATTGCCTATCGCCGTGCCATCAAGATGGCTATCGCAAACACAATGCGTATGGGGGCTGAAGGTATCAAGATCCAGATTTCAGGACGTTTGAATGGAGCTGAAATGGCTCGTTCTGAAATGTATAAAGAAGGAAGAACTCCGTTGCACACTTTCAGGGCTGATATTGACTACTGTCATGCAGAAGCATTGACTAAAGTGGGTCTTTTAGGTATCAAAGTTTGGATTTGTAGAGGTGAAGTGTTTGGTAAGAAAGAATTGGCTCCGAACTTTACGCAAAGCAAAGAAAGTGGTCGTGGAAACAACAGTGGAAACAACGGCGGAAAGAACTTCAAAAGAAAGAAAAATAATCGCTAA
- the rpsJ gene encoding 30S ribosomal protein S10: MSQKIRIKLKSYDHNLVDKSAEKIVRTVKATGAIVSGPIPLPTHKRIFTVNRSTFVNKKSREQFELSSYKRLIDIYSSTAKTVDALMKLELPSGVEVEIKV; the protein is encoded by the coding sequence ATGAGTCAGAAAATTAGAATTAAATTGAAATCTTACGACCACAACTTGGTTGATAAATCAGCCGAAAAGATTGTAAGAACAGTAAAGGCTACGGGGGCGATCGTTAGCGGTCCGATTCCTCTGCCTACGCACAAGCGTATTTTTACCGTTAACCGTTCGACTTTCGTAAACAAAAAGTCTCGTGAGCAATTTGAACTCTCTTCTTACAAGAGATTAATCGACATTTATAGCTCTACAGCTAAGACAGTAGATGCGCTGATGAAGTTGGAATTGCCAAGTGGTGTGGAAGTAGAAATTAAAGTTTGA
- the rplW gene encoding 50S ribosomal protein L23, with product MGIIIKPLVTEKMTAITDKLNRFGFVVRPEANKLEIKKEIEALYNVTVVDVNTVKYAGKNKSRYTKAGIINGRTNAFKKAIVTLKEGDTIDFYSNI from the coding sequence ATGGGAATTATTATTAAACCGTTGGTAACAGAAAAAATGACTGCAATCACAGATAAGCTGAATCGTTTCGGCTTTGTTGTGCGTCCTGAAGCTAACAAACTGGAAATTAAGAAGGAAATTGAAGCTCTTTATAATGTTACAGTAGTTGATGTGAATACTGTGAAGTATGCTGGCAAAAATAAGAGCCGTTATACCAAAGCAGGTATTATCAATGGTCGTACGAATGCTTTCAAAAAAGCAATCGTGACATTGAAAGAAGGAGATACTATTGATTTTTATAGCAATATTTAA
- the rpsQ gene encoding 30S ribosomal protein S17: MISLMEARNLRKERTGVVLSNKMDKTITVAAKFKEKHPIYGKFVSKTKKYHAHDEKNECNIGDTVSIMETRPLSKTKRWRLVEIIERAK, encoded by the coding sequence ATGATCAGCTTGATGGAAGCAAGAAATTTAAGAAAAGAAAGAACAGGGGTTGTGTTGAGCAATAAGATGGATAAGACCATCACAGTTGCTGCTAAGTTTAAGGAAAAACACCCTATATATGGTAAGTTTGTTAGTAAAACGAAGAAGTACCATGCTCACGATGAAAAGAATGAATGCAATATCGGTGATACTGTAAGCATTATGGAAACTCGTCCTTTGAGCAAGACTAAAAGATGGAGATTAGTAGAAATAATTGAAAGAGCTAAGTAA
- the rplB gene encoding 50S ribosomal protein L2 — translation MAVRKFKPTTPGQRHKIIGTFEEITASVPEKSLVYGKKSSGGRNNEGKMTMRYIGGGHRKVIRIVDFKRNKDGVPAVVKTIEYDPNRSARIALLFYADGEKRYIIAPNGLQVGATLMSGETAAPEIGNALPLQNIPVGTVIHNIELRPGQGAALVRSAGNFAQLTSREGKYCVIKLPSGEVRQILSTCKATVGSVGNSDHGLESSGKAGRSRWQGRRPRNRGVVMNPVDHPMGGGEGRASGGHPRSRKGLYAKGLKTRAPKKQSSKYIIERRKK, via the coding sequence ATGGCAGTACGTAAATTTAAGCCCACAACACCGGGGCAAAGACATAAAATTATTGGTACTTTCGAAGAAATTACTGCATCAGTACCAGAAAAGTCTCTTGTATATGGTAAGAAATCATCTGGAGGTCGTAACAACGAAGGGAAGATGACTATGCGCTACATTGGTGGTGGTCATAGAAAGGTGATTAGAATTGTTGATTTCAAGAGAAATAAGGACGGTGTTCCAGCAGTAGTTAAAACAATTGAATACGATCCGAATCGCTCGGCTCGTATTGCTTTGTTATTTTACGCTGATGGAGAAAAAAGATATATTATTGCTCCCAATGGATTGCAAGTTGGTGCGACTCTGATGTCAGGTGAAACAGCAGCGCCAGAGATTGGTAATGCTCTTCCTCTTCAAAACATTCCGGTGGGTACTGTAATTCACAATATCGAATTACGTCCGGGACAGGGTGCTGCTCTGGTTCGTTCAGCTGGTAACTTTGCTCAGTTGACTTCTCGTGAGGGTAAGTATTGTGTAATTAAGTTGCCTTCAGGTGAAGTTAGACAGATTCTTAGCACTTGTAAAGCTACTGTCGGTAGTGTAGGTAACTCTGATCATGGATTGGAAAGTTCAGGTAAAGCTGGACGTTCTCGTTGGCAGGGACGTCGTCCACGTAACCGTGGTGTTGTAATGAACCCGGTTGATCACCCGATGGGGGGTGGTGAAGGACGCGCTTCCGGAGGTCATCCAAGATCACGTAAGGGATTGTACGCTAAGGGACTTAAGACTAGAGCTCCTAAGAAACAGTCGTCTAAGTACATTATTGAGAGAAGAAAAAAGTAA
- the rplV gene encoding 50S ribosomal protein L22 yields the protein MGARKKISAEKRKEALKTMYFAKLQNVPTSPRKMRLVADMIRGMEVNRALGVLKFSSKEAAARVEKLLRSAIANWEQKNERKAESGELFVTQIFVDGGATLKRMRPAPQGRGYRIRKRSNHVTLFVGAKSNNEDQN from the coding sequence ATGGGAGCAAGAAAAAAAATATCGGCTGAAAAGAGAAAAGAAGCCCTTAAGACCATGTATTTTGCAAAATTGCAAAATGTTCCTACTTCTCCGCGCAAGATGCGTCTGGTTGCAGACATGATCCGCGGTATGGAAGTGAACAGAGCACTTGGTGTTTTGAAATTTTCTTCAAAAGAAGCTGCTGCAAGAGTGGAAAAATTGCTTCGCTCTGCAATTGCTAACTGGGAACAGAAAAACGAACGTAAAGCGGAAAGTGGCGAGTTGTTCGTAACACAGATTTTTGTTGATGGTGGAGCTACACTCAAAAGAATGAGACCGGCACCACAGGGTAGAGGTTATAGAATTCGCAAACGTTCAAATCACGTAACATTGTTCGTTGGTGCTAAAAGTAATAACGAAGATCAAAATTAA
- the rplD gene encoding 50S ribosomal protein L4 translates to MEVNVYNIKGEDTGRKVTLNESIFGIEPNDHAIYLDVKQFMANQRQGTHKSKERSEISGSTRKIGRQKGGGGARRGDMNSPVLVGGGRVFGPKPRDYFFKLNKKVKTLARKSALSYKAQNDAIIVVEDFTFGAPKTKDFVEVIKNLKVSDRKLFMVLPEADKNVYLSARNIEGANVQTISGLNTYRVLNAGVVVFTENSLKAIDNILI, encoded by the coding sequence ATGGAAGTTAACGTATATAACATTAAAGGTGAAGACACTGGGAGAAAGGTTACGTTAAACGAATCTATCTTCGGAATTGAGCCCAACGACCACGCTATTTATTTGGACGTAAAGCAATTTATGGCCAATCAGCGTCAGGGTACTCATAAGTCAAAAGAAAGAAGTGAAATCAGTGGTTCAACTCGTAAGATCGGTCGCCAGAAAGGTGGCGGCGGAGCACGTCGTGGTGATATGAATTCACCGGTTCTTGTAGGGGGAGGGCGCGTTTTCGGTCCGAAGCCAAGAGACTACTTCTTTAAGTTGAATAAAAAAGTTAAGACATTGGCTCGTAAGTCAGCTTTGTCTTATAAAGCTCAAAACGATGCAATCATTGTCGTTGAGGATTTCACATTTGGAGCTCCTAAGACAAAAGATTTTGTTGAAGTGATAAAAAATCTTAAAGTTTCTGACAGAAAGTTGTTTATGGTTTTGCCGGAAGCAGATAAAAACGTATATTTGTCAGCTCGTAACATTGAGGGTGCTAATGTGCAGACTATCTCGGGATTAAATACTTACAGAGTATTGAATGCTGGGGTGGTTGTGTTTACTGAAAACTCTTTGAAGGCTATTGACAATATCTTAATTTAA
- the rpmD gene encoding 50S ribosomal protein L30, with protein MSTIKIKQVKSRIGAPADQKRTLDALGLRKLNRVVEHESTPSILGMVDKVKHLVAIVK; from the coding sequence ATGTCAACTATAAAGATTAAACAAGTTAAAAGTAGAATTGGTGCTCCAGCTGATCAGAAAAGAACTCTTGATGCACTGGGACTTCGTAAACTGAACCGTGTGGTTGAACACGAAAGTACTCCTTCAATTCTTGGGATGGTAGATAAAGTAAAACACTTGGTTGCCATTGTTAAGTAA
- the rplX gene encoding 50S ribosomal protein L24, giving the protein MSKLHIKKGDTVYVNAGEDKGKTGRVLKVLVKEGRAFVEGINMVSKSTKPNAKNPQGGIVKQEASIHISNLNPVDPKTGKATRIGRKKSSEGTLVRYSKKSGEEIK; this is encoded by the coding sequence ATGAGTAAATTACATATTAAAAAAGGCGACACAGTTTACGTAAATGCTGGTGAAGATAAGGGCAAAACTGGTCGTGTATTGAAGGTTCTTGTTAAAGAAGGACGTGCGTTTGTAGAAGGTATCAATATGGTATCTAAAAGCACAAAACCGAATGCTAAGAATCCTCAAGGTGGTATCGTGAAGCAGGAAGCTTCTATCCACATTTCAAACTTGAACCCGGTTGATCCAAAAACTGGTAAAGCAACGCGTATTGGGAGAAAAAAGAGTTCAGAAGGAACTTTAGTGCGTTATTCTAAAAAATCAGGAGAGGAGATTAAGTAA
- the rplO gene encoding 50S ribosomal protein L15: MNLSNLKPAEGSTKTRKRIGRGTGSGLGGTSTRGHKGAKSRSGYSKKIGFEGGQMPLQRRVPKFGFKNINRVEYKAINLDTIQKLAEAKNLVKVGVNDFIEAGFISSNQLVKVLGNGTLTNKLEVEAHAFSKTATAAIEAVGGTVVKL; encoded by the coding sequence ATGAACTTAAGTAATTTAAAACCTGCAGAGGGATCTACTAAGACAAGAAAAAGAATTGGACGTGGAACTGGTTCTGGCTTAGGCGGTACTTCTACAAGAGGTCATAAGGGAGCTAAATCAAGATCTGGATACTCTAAGAAGATCGGTTTTGAAGGTGGTCAAATGCCTCTTCAACGTCGAGTTCCTAAATTTGGTTTCAAGAATATCAATCGTGTAGAATATAAAGCCATTAATCTGGATACTATCCAGAAACTTGCTGAAGCTAAGAACTTGGTGAAAGTTGGTGTGAATGACTTTATCGAAGCTGGATTTATATCTTCAAATCAGTTGGTAAAAGTATTGGGTAACGGAACTCTGACCAACAAGCTGGAGGTAGAAGCTCATGCATTCTCCAAGACTGCGACTGCTGCTATTGAGGCTGTTGGTGGAACTGTAGTAAAACTCTGA
- the rpmC gene encoding 50S ribosomal protein L29, translating into MKIAEIKEMTTNDLVERVEAETANYNQMVINHSISPLENPAQIKQLRRTIARMKTELRERELNNK; encoded by the coding sequence ATGAAAATTGCAGAAATTAAAGAAATGACTACTAATGATTTAGTAGAAAGAGTAGAGGCGGAAACAGCTAATTATAACCAAATGGTTATTAATCATTCTATTTCTCCTTTGGAAAATCCTGCTCAAATCAAACAATTACGCAGGACTATTGCGCGTATGAAAACAGAATTGCGCGAAAGAGAACTTAACAATAAATGA
- the rplE gene encoding 50S ribosomal protein L5 yields the protein MSNTASLKKEYAERIAPALKSQFQYSSTMQIPVLKKIVINQGLGMAVADKKIIEVAINEMTAITGQKAVATISRKDIANFKLRKKMPIGVMVTLRRERMYEFLEKLVRVALPRIRDFKGIESKFDGKGNYTLGIQEQIIFPEINIDSITRILGMNITFVTSAKTDEEGYALLKEFGLPFKNAKKD from the coding sequence ATGAGTAATACTGCTAGTCTTAAGAAAGAATATGCAGAGCGTATAGCACCTGCATTGAAATCACAGTTCCAGTATTCTTCTACAATGCAGATACCCGTACTTAAGAAGATTGTTATCAATCAGGGGTTAGGTATGGCTGTTGCTGATAAGAAGATTATAGAAGTTGCAATCAATGAAATGACAGCTATTACAGGTCAGAAGGCTGTAGCTACCATTTCACGTAAAGATATCGCTAATTTTAAGTTACGTAAAAAAATGCCGATTGGTGTTATGGTAACTTTACGCCGTGAAAGAATGTACGAATTCCTTGAAAAATTGGTTCGTGTAGCTCTTCCTCGTATTCGTGACTTCAAAGGTATCGAAAGTAAATTTGATGGTAAAGGTAACTATACCCTTGGTATTCAGGAACAAATTATTTTCCCTGAAATAAATATCGATAGTATTACAAGAATTTTAGGAATGAATATTACCTTTGTGACCTCTGCGAAAACAGATGAAGAAGGGTATGCTTTGTTGAAGGAATTCGGTTTACCTTTTAAAAACGCTAAAAAAGACTAA
- the rplR gene encoding 50S ribosomal protein L18 — MTTKIERRVKIKYRVRNRISGTTERPRMSVFRSNKQIYVQIIDDLSGKTLAAASSLGLTEKVAKKEQAAKVGEMIAKKAQEAGITTVVFDRNGYLYHGRVKEVADAARNGGLKF; from the coding sequence ATGACAACAAAAATAGAAAGACGAGTTAAGATTAAATATAGAGTACGCAACAGAATTTCGGGTACTACTGAACGTCCGCGTATGAGTGTATTTAGAAGTAACAAGCAAATTTATGTCCAGATTATTGATGATCTTTCTGGTAAGACACTGGCTGCTGCTTCTTCTTTAGGTTTGACTGAGAAGGTCGCTAAAAAAGAACAAGCTGCTAAAGTGGGTGAAATGATTGCTAAAAAGGCGCAAGAAGCAGGTATAACTACTGTTGTTTTCGACCGTAATGGTTACTTGTATCATGGGAGAGTAAAAGAAGTAGCTGATGCTGCTCGTAACGGTGGACTTAAATTTTAA
- the rplC gene encoding 50S ribosomal protein L3, which translates to MPGLLGKKIGMTSVFSADGKNVPCTVIEAGPCVVTQVKTVEKDGYAAVQLGFQDKKEKHTTKPLMGHFKKAGVTPKRHLAEFKEFETELNLGDTVTVEMFNDASFVDVVGTSKGKGFQGVVKRHGFGGVGQSTHGQHNRARKPGSIGACSYPAKVFKGMRMGGQLGGDRVTVQNLQVLKVIADHNLLLIKGSIPGCKGSIVLIEK; encoded by the coding sequence ATGCCAGGATTATTAGGAAAAAAAATCGGAATGACATCCGTTTTCAGTGCTGATGGTAAAAATGTACCATGCACTGTTATCGAAGCAGGTCCTTGTGTTGTTACTCAAGTTAAAACTGTAGAAAAAGATGGCTATGCAGCTGTTCAGTTGGGTTTTCAGGACAAAAAGGAAAAACATACAACTAAACCGCTGATGGGGCATTTTAAAAAAGCAGGAGTGACACCAAAGAGACACTTGGCTGAGTTCAAAGAATTTGAGACAGAGTTGAATCTGGGTGATACAGTTACCGTAGAAATGTTTAACGATGCTAGCTTTGTTGATGTTGTTGGAACTTCTAAGGGTAAAGGTTTCCAGGGTGTAGTAAAAAGACATGGTTTTGGTGGTGTGGGTCAGTCTACTCACGGACAGCATAACCGCGCTCGTAAACCGGGTTCTATCGGTGCTTGTTCTTACCCTGCAAAAGTATTCAAAGGAATGCGCATGGGTGGACAACTTGGTGGTGACAGGGTCACTGTACAAAATTTGCAGGTATTAAAAGTAATCGCGGATCATAACCTTCTTTTGATTAAAGGTTCTATCCCGGGTTGCAAAGGTTCAATCGTATTAATTGAGAAATAA
- the rplF gene encoding 50S ribosomal protein L6, translating to MSRIGKLPISIPAGVTVTLKDNVVTVKGPKGEMSQYVNPAINVAIEDGHVTFTENDKEMLDNPKQKHAFHGLYRSLVHNMVVGVSEGYKKELELVGVGYRASNQGNIIELALGYTHNIFIQLPAEVKVETKSERNKNPLIILESCDKQLLGQVCSKIRSFRKPEPYKGKGIKFVGEVIRRKSGKSAGAK from the coding sequence ATGTCAAGAATAGGAAAATTGCCCATTAGTATCCCTGCTGGAGTGACAGTCACTCTGAAGGATAATGTGGTTACCGTAAAGGGACCCAAAGGCGAAATGAGCCAATATGTGAATCCGGCTATCAATGTTGCTATTGAAGACGGACACGTAACTTTTACAGAAAACGATAAAGAAATGCTTGATAACCCGAAGCAAAAACATGCTTTCCACGGTTTGTATCGTTCTTTAGTTCACAACATGGTTGTGGGTGTATCTGAAGGATATAAGAAAGAACTGGAGCTTGTCGGTGTAGGTTATCGTGCTTCTAACCAAGGAAACATCATTGAGCTGGCTTTAGGTTATACACACAATATTTTCATTCAATTGCCTGCAGAGGTAAAAGTTGAAACTAAGTCTGAAAGAAATAAGAATCCTCTTATTATACTGGAATCTTGTGACAAACAATTGCTTGGTCAAGTTTGCTCTAAAATACGTTCTTTCCGTAAGCCTGAACCATACAAGGGTAAAGGTATTAAGTTTGTTGGCGAAGTAATTCGTAGAAAGTCTGGTAAATCAGCCGGTGCTAAGTAA
- the rpsS gene encoding 30S ribosomal protein S19 has translation MSRSLKKGPYINVKLEKKILAMNESGKKVVVKTWARASMISPDFVGHTVAVHNGNKFIPVYVTENMVGHKLGEFAPTRTFRGHAGNKKK, from the coding sequence ATGAGTCGTTCATTAAAAAAAGGTCCATATATTAACGTTAAGCTTGAAAAGAAAATTCTTGCCATGAATGAATCTGGTAAGAAAGTTGTAGTAAAGACTTGGGCCAGAGCTTCAATGATTTCGCCTGATTTTGTAGGGCATACAGTTGCAGTTCACAATGGAAATAAATTTATTCCTGTTTATGTTACCGAGAATATGGTAGGACACAAGTTGGGCGAATTTGCTCCAACTCGTACATTCAGAGGACACGCTGGTAACAAGAAAAAATAA
- the rpsN gene encoding 30S ribosomal protein S14 → MAKESMKAREVKRAKLVAKYAEKRAALKQIVRTGDPADAFEAAQKLQELPKNSNPIRMHNRCKLTGRPKGYIRQFGISRIQFREMASNGLIPGVKKASW, encoded by the coding sequence ATGGCAAAGGAATCAATGAAAGCACGTGAAGTAAAGCGTGCTAAATTAGTAGCCAAATACGCCGAGAAAAGGGCTGCTTTGAAGCAGATTGTAAGAACAGGTGATCCTGCTGATGCTTTCGAAGCTGCACAGAAGTTGCAAGAGTTGCCTAAGAATTCTAATCCGATTCGCATGCACAATCGTTGCAAACTGACGGGTCGTCCTAAAGGTTACATTCGTCAATTCGGAATTTCGAGAATTCAGTTCCGTGAGATGGCATCTAATGGACTGATACCAGGCGTAAAAAAAGCAAGCTGGTAA
- the rpsH gene encoding 30S ribosomal protein S8, with translation MTDPIADYLTRLRNAISAKHRVVEVPASNLKKEITKILFEKGYILNYKFVEDGPQGTIKVALKYDSVNKVNAIKKLERISSPGMRKYTGYKDMPRVINGLGIAIISTSKGVMTNKEAAELKIGGEVLCYVY, from the coding sequence ATGACTGATCCAATAGCAGATTATTTGACGAGGTTGCGGAACGCGATTAGTGCAAAACACAGAGTGGTTGAAGTTCCTGCTTCGAATTTGAAAAAAGAAATCACTAAGATTCTTTTTGAAAAAGGCTACATTCTTAACTATAAGTTTGTAGAAGATGGTCCTCAAGGCACAATTAAAGTGGCCTTGAAATATGATTCCGTTAACAAGGTTAACGCAATCAAAAAGTTAGAAAGAATATCTTCTCCGGGTATGCGTAAGTATACCGGATACAAAGATATGCCGCGTGTTATTAATGGGTTGGGTATTGCTATAATATCTACTTCCAAAGGTGTGATGACTAACAAAGAGGCTGCAGAACTGAAGATCGGTGGTGAAGTCTTGTGTTATGTATATTAA